A window of Raphanus sativus cultivar WK10039 unplaced genomic scaffold, ASM80110v3 Scaffold2365, whole genome shotgun sequence contains these coding sequences:
- the LOC108810394 gene encoding uncharacterized protein LOC108810394, which yields MGFTSVYRSLTEIFPQIDARMLRAVAIEHPKDADEAAAVVLSEILPSLPSLSTHSRNKASPSVSARQVERGLLASSSSSETIPLVIGPGHGTSAPSTRLVSGRISPLIVGPGVFRKHVESEEQVQSLGKAPGKEHGGDYDFFVKSFDVPILPEDDDLNSVVHAVPQENLKSTRDFWQELGGSHMTWNQTDSITSVGSLNAAQKGSCFEVGTGSKNDQPSKGSLASENGDTESKRSLASVNGDTESKRSLACVNGDTELGSAFSSSTHGCSVDHLEEIFQDAKTNKRTLLAVMDLVMNLMKEVELEEKDADKSELEAARGGLDTLEKVEEFRKMLKHAKEANDMHAGEVYGEKSILATEAKELENRLLKLSEERSKSLDVLDEMRETLEIRLAATLEMKKAAEQEKKAKEDSALKALAEQEAIMEKVAQESKLLQQEAEQNSKLREFLMDRGEVVDSLQGEISVICQDVKLLKEKFDKSVSTTTKSVTSSLTSSRGSSSMRSLVLENPAELLNGIFETSSKNKSPEEEEEEEASYYMKKEKNDRRELLEDGWDIFEKDIEL from the exons ATGGGTTTCACTTCTGTTTATCGATCTCTTACTGAGATATTTCCTCAG ATTGATGCACGAATGTTGAGAGCTGTTGCAATTGAACACCCCAAGGATGCTGATGAGGCTGCTGCCGTGGTTCTCTCTGAGATCCTTCCTTCCTTGCCCTCTCTTTCTACTCACTCTCGGAACAAGGCCTCTCCAAGTGTTTCAGCGCGTCAAG TAGAACGTGGTTTGCTtgcctcctcttcttcttcagaaaCTATCCCCTTGGTTATTGGTCCTGGCCACGGTACCAGTGCTCCAAGTACTAGATTGGTCTCTGGTAGGATCTCGCCACTGATTGTTGGTCCTGGTGTTTTCCGCAAACATGTCGAAAGTGAGGAGCAAGTCCAATCTTTAGGAAAGGCTCCTGGAAAAGAGCACGGAGGAGACTATGATTTCTTTGTCAAGTCTTTTGATGTTCCCATCCTCCCAGAGGATGATGATCTTAACTCAGTGGTCCACGCTGTCCCACAAGAAAACCTCAAGTCTACTAGAGATTTTTGGCAAGAGCTTGGTGGTTCTCATATGACATGGAATCAAACAGATTCAATCACAAGCGTTGGTTCACTGAATGCTGCACAGAAGGGATCATGTTTTGAAGTTGGGACTGGGAGTAAAAATGACCAGCCGTCAAAGGGTTCACTGGCCAGTGAAAACGGTGATACTGAATCAAAGCGTTCACTGGCTAGTGTAAATGGTGATACTGAATCAAAGCGTTCATTGGCCTGTGTAAATGGAGATACTGAATTAGGTAGTGCTTTCAGCTCATCAACTCATGGCTGCAGTGTTGATCACCTTGAAGAGATTTTCCAAGACGCCAAAACTAACAAG AGAACCTTGCTCGCTGTGATGGACTTGGTTATGAATCTGATGAAAGAAGTTGAACTTGAAGAGAAGGATGCAGATAAGTCAGAGTTAGAAGCTGCTAGGGGAGGTTTGGACACTCTTGAAAAGGTTGAGGAGTTCAGGAAGATGCTGAAACATGCCAAGGAAGCCAATGACATG CATGCTGGAGAAGTATATGGAGAGAAGTCAATTTTAGCAACTGAAGCAAAAGAGCTTGAAAACCGATTGCTCAAGTTATCAGAAGAACGAAGCAAATCTCTTGATGTACTTGATGAG ATGCGTGAAACTCTTGAGATAAGACTAGCGGCAACATTGGAGATGAAAAAGGCTGCTGAGCAAGAAAAGAAAGCAAAAGAAGACTCTGCGCTTAAGGCACTTGCTGAACAAGAGGCCATCATGGAGAAAGTAGCCCAAGAATCAAAGCTTCTTCAGCAAGAGGCAGAGCAAAACTCTAAG CTTCGAGAGTTTCTTATGGATCGTGGTGAGGTCGTTGATTCCTTACA AGGAGAAATATCTGTCATATGTCAAGATGTGAAGCTGTTGAAAGAAAAATTTGACAAGAGTgtgtcaacaacaacaaaatcagTTACCTCAAGCCTGACTAGTTCACGTGGATCATCATCTATGAGGAGCTTGGTGCTTGAGAATCCTGCTGAGCTGTTGAATGGAATTTTTGAAACCTCAAGCAAGAACAAGAgcccagaagaagaagaagaagaagaagcatctTACTACatgaagaaagagaaaaatgatCGTAGAGAGCTTCTTGAAGATGGTTGGGACATCTTTGAGAAGGATATTGAACTTTAA
- the LOC108815099 gene encoding isoamylase 2, chloroplastic has product MAVWSPSAGIGSCCLLNNDITETWRFPSVCFPACKNKTKRGSETLRVTRKHISRDLVTSALQSYHHRLSKIRASKTSTELKEEVSTRSAKVDDLKKKVTTTSYLFRTKSGALVKVKVEKKREEKYSIMVYVSSLELSSSSLVMVWGVYRSDSSSFLPLDFESSSQDSQTHTTETPFVKSSLSDDELMLGLEFDGKESPFYLSFRLKDPNGVEMLTHRDTYFCIPVGFTAGRPLPLGLSPGADAESWNFAFFSRNSKSVVLCLYDDTTTDKPALELDLDPYVNRTGDVWHASVEKTWEFVRYGFRCKESSTHSEEEEEDIVLDPYATVIEKSISQKFLGSLYKNPSFDWGRDVSPNIPLEKLIVYRLNVKGFTQHKSSKLPTNTAGTFTGVAEKVNHLKTLGANAVLLEPVFSFSEQNGPYFPFHFFSPMDMYGAANSMKEMVKRLHSEGVEVLLEVVFTHTADSGALRGIDDGSYYYKGRANDLDSKSYLNCNFPVVQQLVLESLRYWVTEFHVDGFCFINASSLLRGVHGEHLSRPPLVEAISFDPLLAGRKLIADCWDPYDMVMVTKEVRFPHWKRWGELNTRYCRDVRNFVRGRGLLSDLATRICGSGDVFTDGRGPAFSFNYVSRNSGLSLVDLVSFSVGGGPELASELSWNCGEEGATNKSAVLQTRLKQIRNFLFIQYISLGVPVLNMGDECGVSTKGSPLLESRKPFDWNMLASAFGSQITQFISFMTSVRARRSDVFQRRNFLKPENIVWYANDQTTPKWEDPGSRFLALEIKAETEVETTALLPVEPTEPKNNDLFIGFNASDQPENVILPSLPDGREWRRLVDTALPFPGFFSVEGETVVAEEEEEMLQPVMYEMKPYSCTLFETINATTA; this is encoded by the coding sequence atggCTGTTTGGTCACCATCAGCTGGGATAGGATCTTGTTGTCTTCTTAACAATGACATCACTGAAACATGGAGGTTTCCTTCTGTCTGTTTTCCAGCGTGTAAGAACAAGACTAAACGCGGATCTGAGACACTGAGAGTTACAAGAAAACATATCTCAAGGGATTTGGTTACAAGTGCGTTGCAAAGTTATCATCATCGGTTGAGTAAGATTCGTGCTTCAAAAACTTCTACCGAACTGAAAGAAGAGGTATCTACAAGAAGCGCTAAGGTTGATGACCTAAAGAAGAAGGTAACAACAACATCCTATTTGTTCAGGACCAAGTCTGGTGCTCTTGTTAAAGTTAAAGTCGAAAAGAAGAGGGAGGAAAAGTACAGTATCATGGTTTATGTCTCATCCTTGGAACTGAGTAGTAGTAGTCTGGTGATGGTTTGGGGTGTCTACAGGTCtgactcttcttctttcttgccTCTTGATTTCGAGAGCTCCTCTCAAGATTCACAAACCCACACAACGGAAACTCCCTTTGTTAAAAGCTCCTTGTCTGATGATGAGTTAATGCTTGGGCTAGAGTTTGATGGGAAAGAGTCTCCTTTCTACCTATCGTTTCGCCTGAAGGATCCGAATGGTGTAGAAATGCTGACTCACAGGGACACATACTTCTGTATCCCGGTTGGTTTTACTGCTGGTCGTCCTTTGCCACTAGGCCTGTCCCCTGGAGCAGATGCTGAGTCGTGGAACTTCGCCTTCTTTTCAAGAAACTCGAAGAGCGTGGTTTTATGCTTGTATGATGATACCACAACCGATAAGCCTGCTTTAGAGCTTGATCTTGACCCTTATGTCAACAGAACAGGTGATGTCTGGCATGCTTCAGTTGAGAAGACATGGGAGTTTGTTAGATATGGGTTCCGTTGCAAGGAATCATCTACTCactctgaagaagaagaagaagatattgtTTTGGATCCATACGCCACAGTTATTGAGAAATCCATCTCTCAGAAGTTTCTTGGAAGCTTATACAAAAACCCTTCCTTTGATTGGGGAAGAGATGTGTCTCCAAACATACCACTGGAGAAACTCATCGTTTACAGGTTGAACGTAAAGGGCTTTACACAGCACAAGTCCTCCAAGTTGCCGACTAACACAGCAGGGACTTTCACCGGTGTAGCTGAGAAAGTGAACCATTTGAAAACACTTGGAGCCAACGCTGTTCTCTTGGAGCCAGTGTTCTCCTTCTCCGAGCAAAATGGTCCTTACTTCCCATTTCATTTCTTTTCACCAATGGACATGTACGGCGCAGCTAACTCGATGAAAGAGATGGTAAAGAGACTGCACAGTGAAGGGGTTGAGGTGCTTTTGGAAGTAGTTTTTACACATACTGCAGACTCTGGAGCTCTCCGTGGCATTGATGACGGTTCTTATTATTACAAAGGAAGAGCTAATGATTTGGATTCCAAAAGTTACTTGAACTGTAACTTTCCTGTTGTTCAGCAGTTGGTTCTAGAGAGCCTGCGTTATTGGGTGACTGAGTTTCACGTAGATGGGTTTTGTTTCATCAATGCTTCCTCTCTCTTGAGAGGCGTCCACGGTGAGCATCTCTCTCGTCCTCCCTTGGTTGAAGCAATATCTTTTGATCCACTCCTTGCAGGAAGAAAACTCATTGCTGATTGCTGGGATCCATATGACATGGTCATGGTGACAAAGGAAGTACGGTTCCCTCATTGGAAGCGATGGGGGGAACTCAACACAAGATACTGTCGAGATGTGAGAAACTTTGTGAGGGGAAGAGGCCTTCTCAGCGATCTAGCTACTAGAATCTGCGGAAGCGGTGACGTATTCACAGATGGAAGAGGTCCTGCTTTCTCCTTCAACTACGTTTCAAGAAACTCAGGACTCTCTCTTGTGGACTTAGTCAGTTTCAGCGTTGGCGGCGGCCCTGAGCTAGCGTCAGAGCTAAGCTGGAACTGTGGGGAAGAAGGAGCAACGAACAAATCAGCTGTTCTTCAGACAAGGCTGAAGCAAATCCGGAACTTCTTGTTTATACAGTACATTTCGCTTGGAGTCCCTGTGCTCAACATGGGAGATGAATGTGGAGTCTCTACAAAAGGATCGCCGTTGCTGGAATCACGGAAGCCCTTTGACTGGAACATGTTGGCGTCAGCTTTCGGTTCACAGATCACGCAGTTCATCTCTTTCATGACTTCGGTTAGAGCAAGGAGAAGCGATGTGTTTCAGAGGAGGAACTTTCTGAAACCTGAGAACATTGTTTGGTATGCAAACGACCAAACTACTCCGAAGTGGGAAGACCCTGGTTCCAGATTCTTGGCGTTGGAGATCAAAGCAGAGACAGAGGTAGAAACAACCGCGTTGTTACCTGTTGAGCCAACCGAGCCAAAGAACAATGACCTGTTCATTGGGTTCAATGCAAGTGATCAACCTGAGAATGTTATTTTACCTTCACTTCCTGATGGAAGGGAATGGAGGCGGTTGGTGGACACAGCTCTTCCTTTCCCAGGGTTTTTCTCTGTTGAAGGAGAGACAGTtgtagcagaagaagaagaagagatgttaCAACCAGTGATGTATGAGATGAAGCCGTACAGTTGCACCCTTTTTGAAACCATCAATGCTACTACTGCTTAG
- the LOC108842449 gene encoding uncharacterized protein LOC108842449: MNKGSSPKCQDKSKEMEKPKKLKEDSAKETVEHKQVPESENPKTDAKEEKESDGTSDKKDKKEKKSCCKKCKAKAKLMKQKLKEESNEEDEKQKQKTEKANEEKGSKVTSDVKAEKEKSIIAWRHKSTKKDKSHGKNSFSVNPPCQTARSMYHGGPNFSNPWNMYAPPRVMYPAFAKGPMYGQCGGGGGGPFQQPYQPMNPAAMYRGAIMSPYPPMAAAAAMYPPPYWQTRPYTDANPITRYTTYRDNYTTYRDNYSYFFI; encoded by the exons ATGAACAAAGGCAGCTCCCCAAAATGTCAGGATAAATCAAAGGAGATGGAGAAACCGAAGAAACTCAAAg AGGACTCTGCTAAGGAGACCGTGGAACACAAGCAAGTTCCAGAGAGTGAGAATCCGAAAACAGATgccaaagaagaaaaagaatctgATGGAACTTCAGACAAGAAGGataaaaaggagaagaagagttgCTGCAAAAAATGCAAGGCCAAAGCAAAGTTGATGAAGCAAAAACTTAAAG AGGAATCTAATGAAGAGGAtgagaaacaaaaacagaaaacagaGAAGGCGAATGAGGAAAAAGGATCTAAGGTAACTTCAGATGTGAAGGCTGAAAAGGAGAAGAGCATCATAGCATGGCGACACAAGAGTACAAAGAAAGATAAGAGTCATGGTAAAAACTCCTTCAGCGTCAACCCTCCCTGTCAAACCGCTAGGTCTATGTACCACGGTGGACCCAACTTTTCAAACCCGTGGAACATGTACGCACCACCGAGAGTTATGTATCCGGCATTTGCGAAAGGGCCAATGTACGGACAAtgtggcggtggtggtggtggtccgTTTCAGCAGCCATACCAACCCATGAATCCAGCAGCAATGTATAGAGGTGCTATAATGTCACCGTATCCGCCTatggcagcagcagcagctatGTATCCTCCTCCCTATTGGCAAACCAGACCGTACACAGATGCTAATCCTATCACGCGTTACACTACCTACCGTGACAATTACACAACCTACCGTGACAATTACTCTTACTTCTTCATCTAA
- the LOC108842458 gene encoding uncharacterized protein LOC108842458, producing MKLLSWIRTIKQNVLNHAKEFKGHFRCLGAQVSSEVQDICTNSFAFYEPSHDPKPPEADEDLRFDNEDVVFSGFLTIETLGEEPETPRFTSVEEEDVTGAQKDIAKLLTKKLDKLLEEYREYSSSKQVERSKNAEGDRESVDVCPSQGYDRIGFTKRSKEVMTRKDLLTSLFKRREAVEGECNTMEKHGQGDLIKSVFENLQNDDYMHKKKDIRKNVQIFRSRVHPVLCTSARDDKEIDDSRSCTNLKDPPLNGGFLVSSSILEPNRKKEKWIKTDAEYLVLEF from the exons ATGAAG CTGCTAAGTTGGATTCGAACTATAAAGCAAAACGTCTTAAACCATGCAAAGGAGTTCAAAG GTCATTTCCGTTGTCTAGGAGCTCAGGTCTCTTCTGAAGTCCAAGACATCTGTACAAACTCCTTCGCCTTCTATGAACCATCTCATGACCCGAAACCACCAGAAGCCGATGAGGACCTCCGGTTTGATAATGAAGACGTGGTGTTCAGTGGATTTCTAACGATCGAGACGCTTGGTGAAGAACCTGAAACACCAAGATTCACTTccgttgaagaagaagatgtaacCGGAGCACAAAAAGATATTGCAAAGCTCTTAACTAAGAAGCTAGACAAGCTTCTTGAGGAATATCGCGAGTATAGTAGCAGTAAGCAAGTCGAGAGATCGAAGAATGCAGAAGGAGATAGAGAATCAGTTGACGTATGTCCTTCACAAGGTTATGATCGTATTGGCTTTACAAAGAGAAGCAAAGAAGTAATGACGAGAAAGGATTTACTTACAAGCCTCTTCAAAAGAAGAGAGGCAGTAGAAGGAGAGTGTAATACCATGGAGAAACATGGCCAAGGAGATTTGATTAAAAGTGTGTTCGAGAACCTCCAAAATGATGATTATATGCACAAGAAGAAAGACATCAGAAAG aaTGTTCAAATCTTCCGGAGTAGAGTCCATCCTGTTCTCTGTACAAGTGCAAGAGACGATAAGGAGATAGATGACAGCAGAAGCTGCACCAACCTCAAGGATCCTCCTCTTAACGGAGGGTTTCTTGTTTCAAGTTCCATCTTGGAGCCGAACaggaaaaaggaaaaatggATCAAGACTGACGCAGAGT atctTGTTCTGGAATTTTGA
- the LOC108852382 gene encoding sm-like protein LSM2, with protein sequence MLFFSYFKDLVGQEVTVELKNDLAIRGTLHSVDQYLNIKLENTRVVDQDKYPHMLSVRNCFIRGSVVRYVQLPPDGVDVDLLHDAARREARGG encoded by the exons ATG TTGTTCTTCTCGTACTTCAAGGATTTGGTGGGACAAGAAGTGACGGTTGAGCTGAAGAACGATTTAGCAATCAGAGGGACACTTCATTCTGTGGATCAGTACCTTAATATCAAGCTCGAGAACACTCGTGTTGTTGATCAGGACAAGTACCCTCACATG CTGTCGGTGAGAAACTGTTTCATCAGAGGATCAGTGGTGAGGTACGTGCAGCTACCTCCTGATGGAGTCGATGTTGATTTACTTCACGATGCAGCTAGAAGAGAGGCCAGAGGTGGATGA
- the LOC108813221 gene encoding uncharacterized protein LOC108813221 isoform X2 — MASHSYPIHGFSVQGITKSRAYLVNSGVRRQESIIPENSFDLKIQHLGEPPCKAFSSLRNCNHFMESDSNMLKHRLLDVHETRQEEVVEFLLSTTEDELKERGAKMSLLSNLNQEQMKPLLDVMIHNQEFSINPDAQILFSSSRSELNDMVSIAAKLNKSDRWRKLSLLVPQSQRLDSEVLIETLQPDEVNLDAVTTLAPQKTKAKQPSRKKHNPKLRDRENDLYKRNHLHACESLISLMIGSEQHRQTTMLSLKKSSSRGEDLSELLTQLSIGFAGSGIAVFFSVVCSAASGRVPFCANKVFDAGLSLSLVLLSWAVSRLREAIVGINRKAIKGEETTNRVERRIKDVYFRAATVIVMVALRFH, encoded by the exons ATGGCTTCTCATAGCTATCCAATTCATGGTTTTAGTGTTCAAGGAATCACCAAG AGCCGAGCTTATCTGGTGAATTCTGGAGTAAGAAGACAAGAGAGCATAATACCTGAAAACTCTTTTGACCTGAAGATACAACACTTGGGGGAGCCGCCGTGTAAagctttttcttctttgagAAACTGTAATCACTTTATGGAGTCTGACTCCAACATGTTGAAGCACAGGCTCTTAGATGTTCATG AGACAAGACAAGAGGAGGTAGTTGAGTTCCTTTTATCTACTACAGAAGACGAACTCAAAGAAAGAGGTGCTAAAATGTCTCTGTTATCTAACTTGAATCAAGAACAGATGAAGCCTCTTCTGGATGTCATGATTCATAATCAAGAATTCTCCATTAACCCAGATGCTCAAATCCTCTTCTCAAGTAGCAGATCTGAGTTGAACGATATGGTCTCCATTGCAGCCAAGTTGAATAAGTCAGATAGATGGAGAAAGCTCTCACTGCTTGTACCTCAATCTCAGAG ATTGGACAGTGAGGTACTCATAGAGACTCTGCAACCAGACGAGGTTAATCTCGATGCAGTTACTACACTAGCTCCTCAGAAAACTAAGGCCAAGCAGCCTTCACGAAAGAAACATAATCCGAAGCtgagagatagagagaatgATCTCTACAAAAGAAACCATCTCCATGCGTGTGAGAGCCTCATCTCTTTGATGATAGGCAGTGAACAACATAGACAAACCACAATGCTATCTCTTAAGAAATCATCATCACGTGGAGAAGACCTCTCTGAGCTTTTGACTCAGCTGTCAATAGGCTTTGCTGGAAGTGGCATCGCCGTGTTCTTCTCTGTGGTCTGTAGTGCTGCTTCCGGGCGAGTGCCCTTTTGTGCTAACAAGGTCTTCGACGCTGGCCTTAGTTTAAGTTTGGTATTGCTCTCGTGGGCGGTGAGTAGGCTCAGGGAAGCCATAGTTGGTATCAATAGGAAAGCGATCAAAGGCGAAGAAACAA
- the LOC108813221 gene encoding uncharacterized protein LOC108813221 isoform X1: protein MASHSYPIHGFSVQGITKKSRAYLVNSGVRRQESIIPENSFDLKIQHLGEPPCKAFSSLRNCNHFMESDSNMLKHRLLDVHETRQEEVVEFLLSTTEDELKERGAKMSLLSNLNQEQMKPLLDVMIHNQEFSINPDAQILFSSSRSELNDMVSIAAKLNKSDRWRKLSLLVPQSQRLDSEVLIETLQPDEVNLDAVTTLAPQKTKAKQPSRKKHNPKLRDRENDLYKRNHLHACESLISLMIGSEQHRQTTMLSLKKSSSRGEDLSELLTQLSIGFAGSGIAVFFSVVCSAASGRVPFCANKVFDAGLSLSLVLLSWAVSRLREAIVGINRKAIKGEETTNRVERRIKDVYFRAATVIVMVALRFH, encoded by the exons ATGGCTTCTCATAGCTATCCAATTCATGGTTTTAGTGTTCAAGGAATCACCAAG AAGAGCCGAGCTTATCTGGTGAATTCTGGAGTAAGAAGACAAGAGAGCATAATACCTGAAAACTCTTTTGACCTGAAGATACAACACTTGGGGGAGCCGCCGTGTAAagctttttcttctttgagAAACTGTAATCACTTTATGGAGTCTGACTCCAACATGTTGAAGCACAGGCTCTTAGATGTTCATG AGACAAGACAAGAGGAGGTAGTTGAGTTCCTTTTATCTACTACAGAAGACGAACTCAAAGAAAGAGGTGCTAAAATGTCTCTGTTATCTAACTTGAATCAAGAACAGATGAAGCCTCTTCTGGATGTCATGATTCATAATCAAGAATTCTCCATTAACCCAGATGCTCAAATCCTCTTCTCAAGTAGCAGATCTGAGTTGAACGATATGGTCTCCATTGCAGCCAAGTTGAATAAGTCAGATAGATGGAGAAAGCTCTCACTGCTTGTACCTCAATCTCAGAG ATTGGACAGTGAGGTACTCATAGAGACTCTGCAACCAGACGAGGTTAATCTCGATGCAGTTACTACACTAGCTCCTCAGAAAACTAAGGCCAAGCAGCCTTCACGAAAGAAACATAATCCGAAGCtgagagatagagagaatgATCTCTACAAAAGAAACCATCTCCATGCGTGTGAGAGCCTCATCTCTTTGATGATAGGCAGTGAACAACATAGACAAACCACAATGCTATCTCTTAAGAAATCATCATCACGTGGAGAAGACCTCTCTGAGCTTTTGACTCAGCTGTCAATAGGCTTTGCTGGAAGTGGCATCGCCGTGTTCTTCTCTGTGGTCTGTAGTGCTGCTTCCGGGCGAGTGCCCTTTTGTGCTAACAAGGTCTTCGACGCTGGCCTTAGTTTAAGTTTGGTATTGCTCTCGTGGGCGGTGAGTAGGCTCAGGGAAGCCATAGTTGGTATCAATAGGAAAGCGATCAAAGGCGAAGAAACAA